A region of the Dyadobacter sp. CECT 9275 genome:
AGCTTTTTTCTCACAAAGCAGAACGACATGCAAATAGATCTATAATATCCGTATTTTCAATATCTTACCTTCGAAATATGAAAATTTATTGACCAGGCTTTATCATATTCCAGGAAATTTCCGGTTACCTGATGGATACCAGCATAAAATTCGTGGCGATAAGCGTGCCATCCAGCAAATGAACTCGGCAGGATACTTTCCCTCCGCCGCTGGTGCTCCTTTAATGCTCACTGGCCCACTTGTATACAACTGACTTTATCTCCCCGGACAATCGGTTTTCGGACTTTGGTTTCAGCACCTGTATATCGCCGGATTTAGGATAAAAGCGGTGAACACGTGACGCTTCCCTGACCGCCTCCTCTATGGCGGGGAGCACGGCTTCCGTGTCATATTCGGGAGCAATTATTAGTATTGGCCTGGGGGCTATCGCCGCCAGTATCTCCTGAAAATCAAAAGGTAATCGCTCCTCATGCTGTACAAAAAATCCCAGCCTGGGCATGAGTCCGTGCAAATGTGAAAGCGTCCTGATACCTGCCTGGCCAGGCACATTGGTATGCATGGGTGCAAAACCAGCCACTGCAACGATCCCCGCAATACGTTGATCCAGGGCGGCCGTAAACAATCCCACGGTTCCGCCCAATGACTGCCCGGCAATGTAAATTTTTGATTGATCAATGATGTCCAGTTTCCCGAGGGCATCCACGGCACTCCGGGCATCGGTTATCATCTTCCCCATTTTGGACCAATGCGGATAACGTTCATAAAAACGGGTACCTTCGTCGATCCGGTTGCCAAAACCGATCATATCAAAAGCAAACACTGCATATCCCTGGCTGGTCAGTTTTTCAAAGAACGACTGTAGTCCATATTGATGGTCTGTGGTAGAAAACCCTTTGGAATAATCGTATGGATGTAAGTAAATGATAGCGGGCAATTTTGTTCTCTGCCCATCCTTCACCTTATTTTTGGGATAGTAAACGTTTCCGTATAAATAATCTCCGAAACCTTTGTAGGGCGTTATTTTCATGATACCCATAGCAGATGTTTCAACAGGCCTCGGTAAAAAGCTACCGAAATTGTCTTCCCCTGCCCCATTGTTTTTCAGATGCTGCGCACCATTGTGATGCAGTCCGGCAGGCTCTTCGCCAAGGGTCCAGCGGATACTTTTAAGAATTTCCTCCTTTCTGATCTCCCAGTCTTTTGCGGTGCCAATCTGCTTGCCTCGCGGGGTGATCAGCATCTCTTTTGCAGTTCTTTCCGGCCAGTCCAGCGGATCGGTCTTTTCGCCTGAAAGTGTCAGCCATTTTTCAAAAGTGTAGTGATACAACAGCTTGTTCTCCGGCTTCGGCCCGTTTCGGTTGAACACATAATCGAAGAAGTCGAGGTAATCTTCTATATCCCTGGCCGAGGTACCATGAAAACCACCTCTGAACCGGATTGCAAGCTGATCTTCGGCTCCCAGCAACCTGTAAACCTGCCGAGCTGATTGAAAGGCCTGCTCGGCGCCCCAGGGATTAGAGGCCGACTCGTTGGCCGAGGTACTGAGCAGCAAGGCCCTTGGCGCCATCAAAGCCATATACGAATGCTGGTCTACAGGCAGTTTATTTTCGTTCCCAATGAAAAATCTGAGCCGGGGATGGAACCAGGCCGGCTGCGCCGTCGTCAGGAGCGCAATATCTTCCACAACATACTGAGGCGTTGCATATCGCCAGGGAATTTCCGCACCGGAGCCTCCACTGCTTGATACTACTGCTGTAATCCGCTCATCAAAAGCTCCAGCGAGCATGGATAATTTCCCATTCCGGGAATGCCCTGTCATTCCAATCTGTTTCTGATCAATAAAAGGAAGTGTGTACAGATAATCCACCGCAACAAACGAACCAAATGCACGACGCATCAGGCGGGTAAAGTCGTGCTTGCCTGCCCATATACGGGCATAAGATTCGGTATCGTCCCGAAGGTCCGCGTTGGCAACTACGCAAGCCACATAACCGCGCCTCACCGCCAGCTGCGCCCATTCACGATGATTCCACTGGGTAATAAATACCGGGAACGGGCCCTTCCCCGGCGGTATCATCATTTCAATTGTGAGCGCAGCCTCCCTGCCCGGCCCGAATCTGAGACGAACTTCCTGCAACAATACGGTTCCGTCCCTTTCCTCCTTTTTGATTTCGGCGGTCAGGTTCTGGGGCTGTGCCGGATAAGTACCAGAAAGATAGTACTGTATCTGCTCCTTCAGCCAGCTGCGTTTTCTTTGCCATTGTTCAGGTGTTGTAATGGGTGTATCCTTCCCTTCGGACAGCATCGTGAGCGGATCGGGCAGGAAAGGAGTTGAAGGCATTTTATCAAAATCCGGGGGTAATTCGCCGGTTCTTGAAAGCCAGTCGCCGAACGTTTTATCTTCATAAGAAACATGGCCTTTCAGGGTATCGTCAGCGGGCATCTGTGACAGTATCCGGGTCAGAACAGCCTTACGTCTGGCAGAGTCCGACTCAGGAACAGACCGAGGTACTGCTGACTGAACGTATGTTCGCGCCCGTACAAAAGAAAAGAACATACTGCAAAACGCAGAGATGAAAATGATGTTCACAAATTTTACCATAGGAAAAGTTATAAATACGAAGACCTGTGTAACTAATTATGACAAGAACATACACTCAAACCACCCCCTTCATCCAAAATTACTACAAAACAAAATGACAATGGAACATCCGGCTTACCGAATGCCACTGCCATTTTGTTCATGATCCAATTCCAATCCTAACTATTTCAATACATTTCTGGCGGATACTGGCCTTGTCTGGGGTGATGGAAAGGAAGCCCCGCTTTTGCATCCCACCATATCCGGCTCATATACGTATCCCCCTTTGAAAGGCGCTGAACCGCAGCTTTAATATTGGTTTCATTTTTTGAATATTCGTCCAGCGGATAAGTAAGCCTGCGCGGAATTTCTCCGCCCGTACTTCCCTTGTCTGAGCCTGTCCATATTTTGGGATAGCCCGTTCTTCTGAATTCCGCATATCCTTCATTAATCTGGAAATAATTACCAAGGAATTTCTGAACAATGATCTGTTCCAGCTTTTCCTCCTGCGATCCTTTTAGCGTTGCCGCTGCCGACGCCAGATAGGAAGCAGTAGCTTCGTTGGTTACCTTATATTGTGTCAGCGACTGTGTAATTCCCTTGGTGAAAAGCGCCTGCGCATTTTCTGAGGTATAACCCGCCAGCGCAGCTTCTGCTTTCAGGAATGATACCTCCGCCGCATTCATGATCATGATCGGATACACCGCTTCCCTGAAGAACTTCTGCTGACTTGCACTGTTTTCTATCGTATAGTTTTTTTCGTCAGGCAGTACGGCAATCGGCCTGCCCCGGTACCCCGACACGCCGTCCGTTGCAGGTAGCAGAAATACAGGTAGCCGCGGGTCTTTCAGCATTTTCAAGGTTTCGGTCACTGTGAAAGATACCGATTGCGGATAATCATTGAGCGGATCGTTCCAAAGTGGGTTTCTGTTTCTGGTGTCGGAACCGTTAACGGTAGTAAGAAATACATTGAACGAATTATCATCTATCAAAGGAGCCGTAACTACTTCCGCAATATGCTGTTTTGCAAGTGCCTCATCTGCGTAGCGGATGCGTGTTGCCAGACGCAGACGCAATGAATTGGCAAATCGTCTCCATTTATCCACGTTCCCCTGCATCACGATATCCGCCGCGCCGAAAGATGGCAGGGTGGGGTCAGCATTCAGTGCCGCGGCCGACTCTTTCAGTTCCTTCAGGAGGTCTTTGTATATTTCCTGCTGCGAATCGTACTTCGGCTGGTTAATCACATTCGCTACGTTTTGTACGGCTTCAAAATAAGGCACATCACCATACAGATCGGTCAGCTGTGAATAAAGCCATACCTTCCATATCCTCCCCATTGCATGCTGATTGACCAGCTTCGGATCCTTGGAAGTAAGGCGGACTATCTCAGCCGTATTGATCAGATAATTGCGGTAGTACTCGTTGAAGGGATCATTCCAGTTGGCGTTCTGAAAGATGGAGCCCGATGCACCATTAGAATAATAACCCGAATACTCCGCCACAATACTCAGATTGTAGGTACTGAATACCGAATATTTCTGCACTGAAGTAAGCAACATGGAAGGTTTGATAATTTCCTCTGTCACCAGTGTGGGATCGGTGTTGATCTTCTCAAAATCTGAGGTACAGGATCCCGCACAAACGGCAACAAATGCTGCCAGTCCCGTCAGGATTTTCTTTGAATATAATTTCATGATCGTTTCTGTTGAAAATTTAAACTAGAATGAAAGAGACAGATTGAAACCAACACTTCTGGTCGTTGGCATTGCCACGGTTTCGTAGCCCTGTGCCGCAGTGGCGGTACTGAAAGCTGTTTCCGGACTGATCCCCATCTCCTTAAACTGTGCATCGCGGTAGAAGTAAAACAGGTTCCTGCCCACAACGGATAGCTTCACAGTCTTGAAAAATTTATTCGCCTTGAAAAGGGATTTCAGATTATACCCGATTGTGAATTCTCTCAGCGCAACATAGTCCGCATCTATTACCTGTGTTTCTCCGATGTTATTCCACGGCCCGGCTCCTGCGTAATAATCTTCCGCGGGTATCACGATCGTACTTTTTGTATATTCTCCGTTACCCGTTTCTATCACCCCGTCGGCAATCAGGTTTTCGCGGTTTTCGGTAAATTTCCCGGTACCTTTTGCCATCTGGTTCAGTTTAGAATAGGACAATATCTGCCCGCCCTTACGAACATCCACCAATGCACTCAATGAAATGGCCTTGTAAGTCAATGTGTTGGTCAGTCCGGCCAGGTAATCAGGCTGGATCCGGCCCAGTACTTCCAGATCTGCCGCACGCTGGTATTTTCCTTCTGCCGTTAAGAGTTTGTCGCCATTTTCATTTCTCAGAAAACGATAACCTACAATATTACCAAATGCTTCTCCGGTACGCGCCTGGATACTGGCACCGTACCCCGGATCCATCAATGTCAGCGTGCTGATATTGGGAGCGAGCGAAACCACTTTTGATTTATTGTTTGAAAGATTGAGCGACACATCCCAGTTGAAGTTCTTAGTTTTCACAGGTACCGCAGTCAGAAATATCTCGTAGCCACTGTTGCGTATTTCTCCGGCGTTGATCAAACGGGTATCATATCCTGTTGTCGCCGAAATTTCGAGCGGAAGAATCTGGTTGACGGTCGAAGCGTTGTAGTAGGTAACATCAAGTCCCAATCTGTTGTTCAGGAACCGTAATTCCGCACCAAACTCATAGGAGCGTTTCAACTCGTTTTTCAGGTTTGTCAGCGGAATATTTGTACGTATATTGGCAAACGGCTGGTCATTATAGGTGGTACTGCTGGTAACGGTATATCCTGCCTGGGTCTGATAGGGACTTGCATCATTCCCCGCCTCGGCATAGGAAGCCCTTAGCTTACCGTAAGTCAGAATGTCCTTGTTCCAACGGGCGACATCCGAGAACACAAAACTGGTTGCAACGGACGGATAAAAAAACGATTGATTTTTATTTCCCAATGTCGAAGACCAGTCATTTCTGCCCGTTACATCTACAAAAAGAAAGTTCTCATAGGCAATTTGCCCTGTAAAATACACCGAATTCATTTTCTTGCGGGTGGTATATTGCCGTGGCGTTACGTTTCTGGTGTTGCCGATGTAATACAGTCCCGGTACGTTGAGGTTAGTACCTGTATTACCTACCACCTCCTGATTTCTGTCCAGATGGTTGGCCCCGAGCGAGAACGAGCCAGACCATTTGCCTGACAGCTTTCCTGCTGCGCTCAGCAAAAGATCACTGTTCCCTTCTTTCACAAAAAACTGATTGTTGGTCACTCGCCCGTTTTCCCCACTGGTATACTGGTTGATCTGCTCATAACGCACATCGGTATAAAAGTCAGTTCCCGTGCGGGCCTGCAGCGACAGCCAGTTGGTGAACTTGTATTTGGCAGAGATAAATCCGATCACCCTGTCACGTGTGTCGAAACCTGTCAGTTCGTTTACAGTCCAGTACGGGTTCAGCGACCCATTGACGCGCGTCATGGTACCGTCTTCCTTTTTATAAGTTTTCAGTCTGTCAAGACTCATGAATCTGGGTAAGAGGTTCAGAGCCGTCATGGGATTTTGAGAATAGGAATTGATCTGCGGCCTGTTGGTAGCACGCTGGCGAACATAGTTGATCTTTCCGTCGACAGACAAATTCGACGACACATCTGCTGAAAGGCGGAGGTTCACCGTTTGTCTTTCCAGTTTTGTATTGGGAATAATTCCCTTGTTGTGCATATCTGATACCGACACACGGTAGGTCACAGCACCCGCTCCGCCCGAAACGCCAATGGTATTGGTTTTGGTAACGCCTGTCTTAAAGAAATCCTTGATGTTGTCTGATGGCTGCCCGGTGTAAGGAACGGGACCGGCTTCGGGCCAGCGGTCAATGATGATAGGCCTGCCGTCCATTTTACCGCCCCAGCTATCTGCCAGCCAGCTTGGCCAGGTGGAATAGGCTACACCGTCGATCGTTTTGCTTCCCAGCGATCCATACGTTCCTGCATATCCCCCACCCCATACATTCTGCTGGGTAGGGATAACATTCGGGCGTTCTATGGTAAGGTTTGAGTTGATATCCACACCAATTCCACGTCCGCGGGTTCCTTTTTTTGTTGTAATCAGGATGACACCGTTGGACCCCCTGGCTCCATAAATAGAGGCCGCAGCCGGTCCTTTCAAAACCGTTACATTTTCGATATCATCCGGATTGATGTTATTGATCCCGTCGCCATAATCCCTGCCACTATCTACCCTGGCTCCGTCAAGCGTCTGGTTGTCAATGGGTACACCATCCACTACATACAGTGGCTGGCCGTTACCGGCCAGGGAGCTGTTCCCTCTGATCATCACATAACTGGAACCACCCGCACCACCGCTCGACGGGTTTACGTGCAAACCGGCCACTTTCCCTTTCAGGGAGTTTGCTACATTGGATTCCCTGGCTTCGGTCAGTTTGGCTCCGTCCACCACCTGAACGGAATATCCGAGAGCCTTTTTTTCACGTTCGATACCAAAAGCGGTAACAACCACCTCGGAGAGCTGATTGGCATCCGGCAACATTTTCACGTTGATCTGTGACCTTCCCTCTACCTGGATTTCCTGAAGTACAAACCCGGTGAAGGAAAATACCAGAGACCTGGCAGAAGCAGGTACCTCTATCACGTAGTTCCCTTTGGCATCGGTGATGGTACCTGTGGTTGTGCCCTTTACGAGCACCGTCGTTCCGGGGAGCGTCTGATTCTCTCCGTCCGTTACGGTTCCGGTAATCGTCCGGACCTGAGCCAGCGCAGCGTCTATGCACAGCATCAGGGATATGCATAGTATAAATGATCTTGGGAGTAGATTGTTTAGTTTCATTAAGTTTAATTTAAGGGATATGAGTATAAGGATTAGATAGTTGGTGGTAATTGTCAAATTCATCAAGGCTATTTTGCATCGTTTCGCTACTGCGTACACCTCCCTCCTGCACAATTCCCCCGCAGGCCTTTGCAGATCGATCACAATCAGTTCTGCCTTCATGCTCAGCATACAGTACAGAGCGAACCATATATACTATACGTATACTGTCTTACCAACACAAGCGTGTACAATAAGGCGCGGATTATATTTTCTGCCAATTCGGATATGTCCTACGTGCTCCGCTGTATGTCCCAAAGAGCGTTGTATGGCACCAGTATTCTAGCTTATGATGAAGAAATTATATTTGGATGTTCAAATATAACACAAAATTTATATATGCTTATTATTTAATAAAATTTATTTTTCTAAACCTTATTTTTTATCAAAAAACCTTTCGTATTATTATTTATCCCACTGCTTTGAAACTTTATGATAAAGACAAAGCACCGCAAGGGTTATAGAAACAACCCGGGGCGCATTTCCTTCACTTGCCGCATGAGCAACCTATTCTTTTCGTTGAAATAACAATATTATCCATATAGCGCTCCTGATCCTGTACGGAACCATTGTTCCAATAATTTTCGAAGAACACGCCATTAATCTTCATGTTCCGGGCATCGCTGTTCCAGTTTCCATGCCAGTTCATTCCGGTGGTAATCCCCTGAAGCTGATCGTTGATCCAGAATTCAAAAATACCATCCTTGTTTCCAGGGGTATTCAGCTTCATGTGACCCTCCACACAAAACCATTCACCCGCAGTGGCGTCGCTGTACATATCAGTAGTACCGAGCTTTTTACCGAGATTCCACCTCAGTTTATCAAAATCATTGTACTTGGTAGTGACCAGATTACCGGCCTCGTCTATTCCACTGGCAGGATCCATCACCAGGTAATTCCCTGACGACCACAAATGTCCGATTGCCCCCTGCGCCCAGGCTTCATTGGCCATTACCGTAGCCCGGGTAAGTTTATCGGCGCCGCCACCTTTCCAGCCAGCCTGGCGCCTCAGGTCCACCCGCCAGTAAATTTCATTGAAATCTTTTTCGGGAGAAGAAGCATTCTTGCTAATATAGTCGCCGGGAGTGCGCCCGATGGATTTTCTCAACGCGCCTACATCGACATCCCCTTTTCTGAATACCACTTTCATCCCCCTGCTCCCTCCCTGGCCTACGTGATCCTGCAGAATGAAACGGCCTCCCGCATCATTGTATTCAAAGTACTTTTCCTTCAGCGGAACATTATTCTCAAAATCATCACAAAAAATAGTCCCTTCCGGGGCTGCTTCACAGGTAAAA
Encoded here:
- a CDS encoding SusC/RagA family TonB-linked outer membrane protein; its protein translation is MKLNNLLPRSFILCISLMLCIDAALAQVRTITGTVTDGENQTLPGTTVLVKGTTTGTITDAKGNYVIEVPASARSLVFSFTGFVLQEIQVEGRSQINVKMLPDANQLSEVVVTAFGIEREKKALGYSVQVVDGAKLTEARESNVANSLKGKVAGLHVNPSSGGAGGSSYVMIRGNSSLAGNGQPLYVVDGVPIDNQTLDGARVDSGRDYGDGINNINPDDIENVTVLKGPAAASIYGARGSNGVILITTKKGTRGRGIGVDINSNLTIERPNVIPTQQNVWGGGYAGTYGSLGSKTIDGVAYSTWPSWLADSWGGKMDGRPIIIDRWPEAGPVPYTGQPSDNIKDFFKTGVTKTNTIGVSGGAGAVTYRVSVSDMHNKGIIPNTKLERQTVNLRLSADVSSNLSVDGKINYVRQRATNRPQINSYSQNPMTALNLLPRFMSLDRLKTYKKEDGTMTRVNGSLNPYWTVNELTGFDTRDRVIGFISAKYKFTNWLSLQARTGTDFYTDVRYEQINQYTSGENGRVTNNQFFVKEGNSDLLLSAAGKLSGKWSGSFSLGANHLDRNQEVVGNTGTNLNVPGLYYIGNTRNVTPRQYTTRKKMNSVYFTGQIAYENFLFVDVTGRNDWSSTLGNKNQSFFYPSVATSFVFSDVARWNKDILTYGKLRASYAEAGNDASPYQTQAGYTVTSSTTYNDQPFANIRTNIPLTNLKNELKRSYEFGAELRFLNNRLGLDVTYYNASTVNQILPLEISATTGYDTRLINAGEIRNSGYEIFLTAVPVKTKNFNWDVSLNLSNNKSKVVSLAPNISTLTLMDPGYGASIQARTGEAFGNIVGYRFLRNENGDKLLTAEGKYQRAADLEVLGRIQPDYLAGLTNTLTYKAISLSALVDVRKGGQILSYSKLNQMAKGTGKFTENRENLIADGVIETGNGEYTKSTIVIPAEDYYAGAGPWNNIGETQVIDADYVALREFTIGYNLKSLFKANKFFKTVKLSVVGRNLFYFYRDAQFKEMGISPETAFSTATAAQGYETVAMPTTRSVGFNLSLSF
- a CDS encoding alpha/beta fold hydrolase, translating into MVKFVNIIFISAFCSMFFSFVRARTYVQSAVPRSVPESDSARRKAVLTRILSQMPADDTLKGHVSYEDKTFGDWLSRTGELPPDFDKMPSTPFLPDPLTMLSEGKDTPITTPEQWQRKRSWLKEQIQYYLSGTYPAQPQNLTAEIKKEERDGTVLLQEVRLRFGPGREAALTIEMMIPPGKGPFPVFITQWNHREWAQLAVRRGYVACVVANADLRDDTESYARIWAGKHDFTRLMRRAFGSFVAVDYLYTLPFIDQKQIGMTGHSRNGKLSMLAGAFDERITAVVSSSGGSGAEIPWRYATPQYVVEDIALLTTAQPAWFHPRLRFFIGNENKLPVDQHSYMALMAPRALLLSTSANESASNPWGAEQAFQSARQVYRLLGAEDQLAIRFRGGFHGTSARDIEDYLDFFDYVFNRNGPKPENKLLYHYTFEKWLTLSGEKTDPLDWPERTAKEMLITPRGKQIGTAKDWEIRKEEILKSIRWTLGEEPAGLHHNGAQHLKNNGAGEDNFGSFLPRPVETSAMGIMKITPYKGFGDYLYGNVYYPKNKVKDGQRTKLPAIIYLHPYDYSKGFSTTDHQYGLQSFFEKLTSQGYAVFAFDMIGFGNRIDEGTRFYERYPHWSKMGKMITDARSAVDALGKLDIIDQSKIYIAGQSLGGTVGLFTAALDQRIAGIVAVAGFAPMHTNVPGQAGIRTLSHLHGLMPRLGFFVQHEERLPFDFQEILAAIAPRPILIIAPEYDTEAVLPAIEEAVREASRVHRFYPKSGDIQVLKPKSENRLSGEIKSVVYKWASEH
- a CDS encoding SusD/RagB family nutrient-binding outer membrane lipoprotein, encoding MKLYSKKILTGLAAFVAVCAGSCTSDFEKINTDPTLVTEEIIKPSMLLTSVQKYSVFSTYNLSIVAEYSGYYSNGASGSIFQNANWNDPFNEYYRNYLINTAEIVRLTSKDPKLVNQHAMGRIWKVWLYSQLTDLYGDVPYFEAVQNVANVINQPKYDSQQEIYKDLLKELKESAAALNADPTLPSFGAADIVMQGNVDKWRRFANSLRLRLATRIRYADEALAKQHIAEVVTAPLIDDNSFNVFLTTVNGSDTRNRNPLWNDPLNDYPQSVSFTVTETLKMLKDPRLPVFLLPATDGVSGYRGRPIAVLPDEKNYTIENSASQQKFFREAVYPIMIMNAAEVSFLKAEAALAGYTSENAQALFTKGITQSLTQYKVTNEATASYLASAAATLKGSQEEKLEQIIVQKFLGNYFQINEGYAEFRRTGYPKIWTGSDKGSTGGEIPRRLTYPLDEYSKNETNIKAAVQRLSKGDTYMSRIWWDAKAGLPFHHPRQGQYPPEMY